A genome region from Sphingobacteriaceae bacterium GW460-11-11-14-LB5 includes the following:
- a CDS encoding sialate O-acetylesterase, producing the protein MKTMKLKLIIFLNLACCFIASAMVKPVSIFTNHMVLQQQSNVAIWGWAKPASKVKISTSWNKQNYTVTSDQLGKWKVRVATPTAGGPYEIELNDGEKLVLTDILIGEVWFCGGQSNMEMPMKGFKSQPIIGSNEVILKSSNKNIRLYTVPRSSITERQENSKPSDWKLAAPETVSNFSATAYYFGSLLSEMLNVPIGIINDSYGGSTIEAWMSPEDLKAYTEIKIPSKGDSIKEVSRTPTTLYNGMLYPVMGYGIKGVIWYQGESNYERPDRYEDLFPAMVSSWRKNWDNGDFPFYYAQIAPYNYAQLPPNHIGGKYNSAYLREAQRKSLAKIPNSGMAVLLDIGEEKSIHPANKKQGGQRLAYLALAQTYGIKGFGFSSPNYESLTVEKNTAVIKFQNVPNGLTSFGKELSLFEIAGADKKFYPAKAAIKGSSINVSAPEVKAPVAVRYAFKDFVIGDLFGNDGLPVSSFRTDNWDN; encoded by the coding sequence ATGGTTAAGCCCGTGTCTATTTTTACAAATCACATGGTGCTACAGCAACAAAGCAATGTGGCGATCTGGGGCTGGGCTAAACCCGCAAGCAAAGTAAAGATCAGTACTTCCTGGAACAAACAAAACTATACCGTTACTTCCGATCAGCTTGGTAAATGGAAGGTAAGGGTGGCCACACCAACAGCAGGAGGGCCTTACGAAATTGAATTAAATGATGGTGAAAAATTAGTTTTAACCGATATCCTGATCGGCGAAGTGTGGTTTTGCGGCGGACAATCAAACATGGAGATGCCGATGAAAGGTTTTAAAAGCCAACCCATAATTGGTTCTAACGAGGTCATTTTAAAATCGTCGAATAAAAATATCAGGTTGTATACCGTTCCACGTTCTTCAATAACCGAAAGACAAGAAAATAGCAAGCCTTCTGATTGGAAATTGGCTGCACCAGAAACCGTTTCTAATTTCAGTGCCACGGCCTATTATTTTGGTTCGTTGTTAAGCGAAATGTTGAACGTACCAATTGGAATCATCAACGACAGTTACGGAGGATCAACTATCGAGGCCTGGATGTCGCCGGAAGATCTAAAAGCCTATACCGAAATTAAAATTCCATCAAAAGGCGACAGCATTAAAGAAGTTAGCCGCACACCAACCACCCTGTATAATGGTATGCTGTATCCAGTGATGGGTTATGGCATAAAAGGTGTTATCTGGTACCAGGGCGAATCTAATTACGAGCGTCCGGATCGTTACGAAGATCTGTTTCCTGCAATGGTTTCTTCCTGGCGTAAAAACTGGGACAATGGCGATTTCCCGTTCTATTATGCCCAGATTGCACCATATAATTATGCACAATTGCCTCCTAATCATATTGGTGGAAAATATAATTCAGCCTATTTAAGAGAAGCACAACGTAAATCATTGGCTAAAATTCCAAATTCTGGAATGGCAGTTTTATTGGATATTGGCGAAGAAAAATCTATTCACCCAGCAAACAAAAAACAAGGCGGACAGAGACTGGCTTACCTTGCTTTAGCTCAAACTTATGGCATTAAAGGTTTTGGTTTCTCAAGCCCCAATTACGAATCATTAACGGTAGAAAAGAATACTGCTGTGATCAAATTTCAAAATGTACCAAACGGCTTAACTTCTTTCGGTAAAGAACTATCTTTATTCGAAATTGCAGGAGCCGACAAGAAATTTTATCCGGCAAAAGCAGCCATAAAAGGAAGTAGCATAAACGTTTCAGCCCCTGAAGTTAAAGCGCCCGTAGCCGTTCGTTACGCCTTTAAAGATTTCGTAATTGGGGATTTGTTTGGAAACGATGGCCTGCCTGTTTCCTCATTCCGTACTGATAACTGGGATAATTAA